A section of the Kluyveromyces lactis strain NRRL Y-1140 chromosome F complete sequence genome encodes:
- the TPO1 gene encoding polyamine transporter TPO1 (similar to uniprot|Q07824 Saccharomyces cerevisiae YLL028W TPO1 Proton-motive-force-dependent multidrug transporter of the major facilitator superfamily able to transport eight different compounds including polyamines quinidine cycloheximide and nystatin involved in excess spermidine detoxification): MSTNLDSGASEHAVQARASGNDNVSYSSSTASSSDVGADRPFRGDDLEKGPSGSGTADNDDVALKLVKTFTNPASETEIAVNRRLSRILTSTEDEPDLIEVDYSDVPPMGGGRPYPKALPDRAPYEVTFDGPNDPLHPFNWPLKKKLVICIMLGLDCIAITMGSSIFASAVTTISEIYEVANVVSILGITLYVLGFAASPVIYAPLSELYGRQGVLLIASFGFALFQFAVATAENLQTILICRFFGGFIGAAPLAVVPASFSDMFDNTQRGTAVTMFALGVFVGPILAPVFGSYIVQYTSWRWTEYVTGIFASVIFVLLCYFFEETHHPTILVNKAKMMRKKTGNWGIHAAHEEVELSIKDVCQKTITRPIYMLFTEPIIFLITVYNSFVYGILYLLLEAYPIVFVKGYHFYANGELPYIALIIGMFFAAVVNIYMEKDYVRRVIANSGKPVPEARLFPMMVGSIIFPIGILWFCWTGNYPNKVHWIVPTIGGSFIGYGLMAIFLPCFNYLIDSYLFLAASAIAGNTFMRSSFGAAFPLFAGFMFENMGTNWAGLLLGLFAACLIPVPFLFYKYGRRLRQKSKYAYDLQ, translated from the coding sequence ATGTCAACTAATCTTGACAGTGGTGCTTCAGAGCACGCCGTACAGGCTCGCGCATCAGGAAATGATAATGTGTCATATAGCAGCTCCACAGCGTCGTCATCAGATGTCGGTGCTGATAGACCGTTCCGCGGTGACGATTTGGAAAAGGGCCCATCTGGCAGTGGTACTGCTGATAATGACGACGTTGCTCTCAAGTTGGTCAAAACTTTCACGAATCCTGCTTCGGAAACGGAAATTGCTGTTAATAGAAGATTGTCTAGAATCTTGACAAGTACAGAAGACGAACCAGATTTGATAGAAGTGGATTACTCTGATGTTCCACCAATGGGAGGTGGTAGACCTTACCCTAAAGCTTTGCCCGATAGAGCTCCATATGAAGTTACGTTCGATGGTCCAAATGATCCTCTACATCCTTTCAACTGGcctttgaagaagaaacttgtGATCTGTATAATGTTGGGTCTTGACTGTATTGCCATCACCATGGGTTCCTCTATCTTTGCATCTGCAGTTACCACTATTTCTGAAATATATGAAGTTGCCAACGTCGTTTCTATTCTTGGTATTACTTTATATGTCCTTGGTTTCGCAGCTTCCCCAGTTATTTACGCTCCATTATCGGAATTATATGGTAGACAAGGTGTGCTATTGATTGCTTCGTTTGGTTTCGCTTTGTTCCAGTTTGCTGTAGCTACTGCAGAAAATTTACAAACTATTTTGATTTGTAGATTTTTCGGTGGTTTTATCGGTGCTGCACCATTAGCTGTGGTGCCGGCTTCTTTCTCCGATATGTTTGACAATACACAAAGAGGTACTGCCGTTACTATGTTTGCCTTGGGTGTCTTCGTCGGTCCAATCTTGGCTCCAGTGTTCGGTTCTTACATTGTGCAATACACCTCTTGGAGATGGACTGAATACGTTACTGGTATTTTTGCTTCTGTCATTTTTGTCCTGTTATGctatttctttgaagaaactcATCACCCAACTATTTTGGTTAATAAAGCCAAGATGATGAGAAAGAAGACTGGTAATTGGGGTATCCACGCAGCTCATGAAGAAGTCGAACTCTCCATCAAAGATGTTTGTCAAAAGACTATCACCAGACCAATCTACATGTTGTTCACTGAACCAattattttcttgattACCGTGTACAACTCTTTCGTTTACGGTATTCTATATTTACTATTGGAAGCCTACCCAATTGTCTTTGTGAAAGGTTATCATTTCTATGCCAACGGTGAATTGCCATATATTGCTTTGATCATCGGTATGTTCTTTGCAGCTGTTGTCAATATCTACATGGAAAAGGACTATGTTAGAAGGGTTATAGCCAATAGTGGTAAACCCGTTCCCGAAGCAAGATTATTCCCAATGATGGTTGGTAGTATCATCTTCCCAATCGGTATCCTTTGGTTCTGTTGGACTGGTAACTATCCAAATAAGGTCCACTGGATCGTGCCAACCATTGGTGGTTCCTTCATTGGTTACGGTTTAATGGCTATTTTCTTACCATGTTTCAACTATCTAATCGATTCGTACTTGTTCTTGGCTGCTTCTGCCATTGCTGGTAACACTTTTATGAGATCTTCTTTCGGTGCTGCATTCCCATTGTTTGCTGGTTTCATGTTCGAAAACATGGGTACCAACTGGGCTGGTTTGTTGTTGGGTTTGTTCGCCGCTTGTTTGATTCCTGTCCCATTCTTATTCTACAAGTACGGTAGAAGACTAAGGCAAAAATCCAAGTACGCTTACGACCTACAATAA
- the FRA1 gene encoding aminopeptidase P (similar to uniprot|Q07825 Saccharomyces cerevisiae YLL029W Hypothetical ORF): MSTVNMRPSLASISGVGPSGPTTATATSSRSFKPCANCTCSYGQLSRQGRRSSALLKQINFSRRHSHFGNPPLSPTSESIYSTDSICQLKSTETAKRLLALRKQMDTHDLCCYIIPSEDEHQSEYVSQADERRAFISGFTGSAGVACVTRDLLNFNTDKPEGEAILSTDGRYFNQASQELDCNWTLVRQGEDPITWQQWAVNEAHEMSLALGGKPTKIGIDPRLISFDQVRMFEKVIKDKTEGTNAKIEFVAVADNLVDKIWCEFETMPVRDLNELLLLDRKYTGECYKSKRERVMNKISKDHNGASHLVVFALDEICWLLNLRGSDIEYNPVFFAYLVLSNDETILFTDNPFDDKIENYLSENNIKVESYQNIWSFLSDKASALAEKKETILIPSNSSWEIVRKLYGSTMKRVSSPIEVMKSVKNETEIQNAHSAQVKDAVALIQYFSWLEDQLVKHEKLIDEHKASQKLTEIRKTAKHYMGNSFCTISSTGSNAAVIHYEPPEENSSMIDPNKIYLCDSGAQFLEGTTDITRTLHFTEPTQEEIDNYTLVLKGNLALERLVVPEGTSGYNIDVIARQFLWQAGLDYKHGTGHGVGSFLNVHEGPIGIGYKPHLVNFPLEKGNIITNEPGYYKDGEYGIRIENDLLVKEAEGLQFGKRKFLKFENLTMVPYCKKLINTSLLTPEEKSQINDYHTRIWSSIVPFLQPSSIAFKWLKRETKSL; this comes from the coding sequence ATGTCTACGGTTAATATGAGACCATCTTTGGCCTCCATTTCAGGTGTCGGTCCTTCTGGTCCAACTACTGCCACAGCTACCAGTTCAAGGAGTTTCAAACCGTGTGCAAATTGTACTTGCAGTTACGGGCAGTTGTCTAGACAAGGTAGAAGATCATCAGctttattgaaacaaatCAACTTTTCCAGAAGGCATTCTCATTTTGGGAATCCACCTTTAAGTCCTACCAGTGAATCCATATATTCAACTGATTCTATTTGTCAGCTCAAAAGTACTGAAACCGCAAAGAGATTGCTTGCCTTAAGGAAGCAAATGGATACACATGATTTGTGCTGTTACATTATTCCATCAGAGGACGAACATCAGTCTGAATACGTTTCTCAAGCTGACGAAAGACGTGCATTCATTTCTGGGTTTACCGGAAGTGCCGGAGTTGCCTGTGTAACAAGAGActtattgaatttcaacaCAGATAAGCCTGAGGGCGAAGCTATTTTGAGCACTGATGGGCGCTATTTTAACCAAGCCAGTCAAGAACTGGATTGTAACTGGACTTTAGTAAGGCAGGGAGAAGATCCTATAACTTGGCAACAATGGGCTGTTAACGAGGCACATGAAATGTCGCTTGCTCTTGGTGGAAAACCAACAAAGATTGGTATCGATCCAAGATTAATCAGTTTTGATCAAGTGAGAATGTTTGAGAAAGTGATCAAGGATAAAACTGAAGGAACTAATGCAAAGATTGAatttgttgctgttgcagATAATTTGGTGGATAAAATCTGGTGCGAGTTTGAAACCATGCCCGTCAGAGACTTAAATGAATTACTACTATTGGATCGCAAATATACTGGAGAATGTTACAAGTCTAAGCGTGAGCGTGTTATGAACAAGATTTCAAAGGACCACAATGGAGCCTCTCATTTGGTAGTTTTTGCCTTGGACGAAATATGTTGGTTATTAAATCTACGTGGTTCAGACATTGAATACAATCcagttttctttgcttATCTTGTTTTGTCCAACGATGAAACGATACTCTTCACTGATAATccatttgatgataaaattgaaaattattTGAGTGAAAATAACATCAAAGTTGAATCATATCAAAATATCTGGTCATTTTTGTCTGACAAGGCTTCTGCCCTTGCggagaaaaaagaaacaattctGATTCCATCCAACTCATCATGGGAAATTGTTCGTAAGTTATATGGTTCTACTATGAAGCGTGTATCGTCTCCAATCGAAGTTATGAAATCTGTTAAAAATGAGACCGAAATCCAAAATGCTCATTCTGCTCAAGTAAAAGATGCCGTCGCGTTGATTCAGTATTTCTCTTGGTTAGAAGATCAACTTGTTAAGCATGAGAAATTAATTGATGAACACAAGGCTTCTCAAAAGTTAACGGAAATCAGAAAGACAGCGAAACACTACATGGGTAATTCGTTCTGTACCATTTCATCCACTGGATCGAATGCTGCAGTGATTCATTACGAACCACCCGAAGAGAACTCGTCCATGATCGATCcaaacaaaatatatcTATGTGATTCAGGAGCACAATTTTTAGAAGGTACGACAGACATCACACGTACGTTACATTTCACGGAGCCGACGCAGGAAGAGATTGATAACTATACACTAGTATTGAAAGGTAATTTGGCACTTGAACGGTTGGTGGTTCCTGAGGGCACCAGTGGATATAACATCGATGTTATTGCCAGACAGTTTTTGTGGCAAGCTGGACTGGATTACAAGCATGGTACAGGTCACGGTGTTGGTTCATTCTTGAATGTTCACGAGGGACCAATCGGAATTGGATACAAACCACATCTTGTAAATTTCCCCTTGGAAAAGGGAAATATAATCACCAATGAACCAGGTTATTATAAAGATGGTGAATACGGTATCCGAATAGAAAACGATCTACTCGTCAAGGAAGCTGAAGGACTACAATTTGGTAAGCGtaaatttttgaagttcGAGAACCTAACTATGGTACCTTACTGTAAGAAGTTAATCAACACAAGTCTTTTGACGCCAGAGGAGAAATCACAGATTAACGACTATCATACAAGGATATGGTCTTCAATCGTTCCATTCTTGCAACCATCCAGTATTGCATTCAAATGGCTCAAGAGAGAAACTAAATCACTATGA